In a single window of the Burkholderiales bacterium genome:
- a CDS encoding ABC transporter permease: protein MILQLVREAWRAMGANRMRTFLTMLGMMIGVGAVVMMAAIGQGAQVAVQRTIATMGSNLFIVSAGWTVTSGARGASGSTPTLTLADVRAIAELPSVAGVAPIQPGSAQVVHGSSNWSTQVYGSTPSYFEVRDWRLTAGTSFSESDLRSAARVAVIGDTVAGNLFGTENPVGQTIRIRNSPFLVIGVLAPKGQSLDGRDQDDAIIVPLTTAQRQLFGNRFPDSVRFAMVQAVSEEAMPRVERAITALLRQRHRLQEGMDNDFTIRNLSAIAEVQAQTTRVMSLLLGAIASVSLLVGGIGIMNIMLVSVTERTREIGIRMAIGARRRDILLQFLLEALIVSVIGCVVGVALGVAGALGAGRVAGMAALVTAGSITLAFAVAAGVGIFFGFYPARKAALMSPIEALRYQ, encoded by the coding sequence ATGATCCTGCAGCTCGTACGCGAGGCCTGGCGTGCCATGGGCGCGAACCGGATGCGCACCTTCCTCACCATGCTCGGCATGATGATCGGGGTGGGCGCCGTGGTCATGATGGCCGCCATTGGCCAGGGAGCGCAGGTGGCGGTGCAGCGGACCATCGCCACGATGGGCAGCAACCTCTTCATCGTCTCCGCCGGATGGACCGTCACTTCCGGGGCGCGCGGCGCGAGCGGATCGACCCCTACGTTGACCCTGGCGGACGTCAGGGCGATCGCGGAACTGCCTTCGGTGGCCGGCGTGGCGCCGATCCAGCCCGGTTCGGCGCAGGTGGTCCATGGCTCCAGCAACTGGAGCACGCAGGTCTATGGATCGACGCCGAGCTATTTCGAGGTGAGGGACTGGCGGCTCACGGCGGGCACGTCCTTCAGCGAAAGCGATCTGCGCTCCGCGGCCCGCGTCGCCGTCATCGGCGACACGGTGGCGGGCAATCTCTTCGGTACCGAGAACCCGGTCGGCCAGACCATCCGCATCCGCAACAGCCCTTTCCTGGTGATCGGCGTGCTCGCCCCCAAGGGGCAGAGCCTGGACGGGCGCGACCAGGATGACGCCATCATCGTCCCGCTCACCACCGCGCAGCGGCAATTGTTCGGCAACCGTTTCCCGGACAGCGTGCGCTTCGCGATGGTGCAGGCGGTGTCGGAGGAGGCGATGCCGCGGGTGGAGCGCGCCATCACCGCGCTGCTGCGGCAGCGCCATCGGTTGCAGGAGGGCATGGACAACGACTTCACGATCCGCAATCTTTCGGCGATCGCCGAGGTGCAGGCGCAGACCACGCGCGTGATGTCGCTGCTGCTCGGCGCCATCGCTTCGGTGTCGCTGCTGGTCGGCGGCATCGGCATCATGAACATCATGCTGGTGTCGGTGACCGAGCGCACGCGCGAAATCGGCATCCGCATGGCCATCGGCGCGCGCCGGCGCGACATCCTGTTGCAGTTCCTGCTCGAGGCGCTGATCGTGTCGGTCATCGGCTGCGTGGTCGGCGTGGCGCTCGGCGTGGCGGGCGCGCTCGGCGCGGGCCGCGTGGCGGGCATGGCGGCGCTGGTGACGGCCGGCTCCATCACGCTCGCCTTCGCCGTGGCCGCAGGGGTCGGCATCTTCTTCGGCTTCTATCCGGCGCGCAAGGCGGCGCTGATGAGCCCCATCGAGGCGCTGAGATACCAGTAG
- a CDS encoding alcohol dehydrogenase, with product MFSYDVVEWGRPLARRERATPEPGGTEVLLKLKYCGVCHSDVHIREGYFDLGGGKRLHMSERGMHPPVTLGHEPFGTVIAAGPDAGDVPIGQDRLVCPWIGCGNCARCAEGMDNHCMTPRWIGIQRPGGYADHLLVPHPKYLVDASGIDPAWAATLSCSGLTTYSAVSQLQPIPRDEWVVLLGAGGLGLMAIEMLRALGHERIISVDIDARKLEVARKEGAAAAVNGRDPDALKQLQRIAGGPLYGAVDLVGSADTANLALGALRKGGRLIVVGLYGGEIPISLVLVVQRAWRIQGSSVGNVAELKEVVRLARAGRIKPIPLEKRPLSEVSRTLDELKAGQITGRVVAEIA from the coding sequence TTGTTCAGCTACGACGTGGTGGAATGGGGCCGACCGCTTGCGCGGCGCGAGCGCGCGACACCCGAGCCCGGTGGAACCGAAGTGCTCCTGAAACTCAAATACTGCGGTGTCTGCCACAGCGACGTGCATATCCGCGAGGGCTACTTCGATCTGGGCGGCGGCAAGCGCTTGCATATGAGCGAGCGCGGCATGCATCCGCCGGTGACGCTGGGACACGAGCCCTTCGGCACCGTGATCGCCGCCGGTCCCGACGCCGGAGATGTGCCGATCGGACAGGATCGGCTGGTGTGTCCATGGATCGGCTGCGGAAACTGCGCGCGCTGCGCCGAGGGCATGGACAATCACTGCATGACGCCGCGCTGGATCGGCATCCAGCGCCCGGGCGGTTATGCCGATCATCTGCTCGTGCCTCACCCCAAGTACCTGGTCGACGCGAGCGGCATCGATCCCGCATGGGCGGCGACGCTGTCCTGTTCCGGGCTGACGACCTACTCGGCCGTCTCGCAACTGCAGCCGATCCCGCGAGACGAATGGGTGGTGTTGCTGGGTGCCGGCGGACTCGGTCTGATGGCGATCGAGATGCTCAGGGCTCTCGGTCATGAACGGATCATCTCGGTCGATATCGATGCGCGCAAACTCGAAGTGGCGCGCAAGGAAGGTGCCGCCGCCGCGGTGAACGGGCGCGATCCCGACGCGCTGAAGCAGCTGCAGCGCATCGCCGGCGGGCCGCTGTACGGCGCGGTGGATCTCGTTGGTTCCGCGGACACCGCGAATCTCGCGCTCGGGGCCTTGCGCAAGGGCGGAAGGCTGATCGTGGTGGGGCTCTACGGCGGCGAGATTCCGATCTCGCTGGTGCTGGTCGTGCAACGGGCCTGGCGCATCCAGGGCTCCAGCGTGGGCAACGTGGCCGAGCTGAAGGAAGTCGTACGGCTGGCCCGCGCCGGGCGCATCAAGCCGATCCCGCTCGAGAAACGGCCGCTGTCGGAAGTCAGCCGCACGCTCGACGAGCTCAAGGCCGGACAGATCACGGGACGCGTGGTCGCCGAGATCGCCTGA
- a CDS encoding amidohydrolase: protein MNPCRIVLGAALAAALPVQADLRAELDALARQIEPKVIEWRRDIHQHPELGNREFRTAGIVADHLKALGLEVRTGVAHTGVIGLLRGARPGPVVALRADMDALPVTEEVDLPFASKVRTVWAGKETGVMHACGHDTHVAILMGVAEILAKKRAELPGTVKFIFQPAEEGPPPGEEGGAALMVKQGAMENPKPEAIFGLHIGSMHEAGTIAYRPGPLMAAADVLRITVQGRQTHGSAPWTGVDPIVVAAQIVLGLQTIVSRQVNVTHEPAVVSIGGIDGGNRFNIIPDKVEMVGTVRTFDEAMREDIHRRIRLTAEKIAEAAGARASVEIDKPYGVTINDPALTERMLPTLRRVAGEKNVILRSKTTGAEDFSFFAQKAPGFFFFLGGSPKGTDLAKVAYNHSPRFYVDESALLLGVRALTHLTIDYMEAK, encoded by the coding sequence ATGAATCCCTGCCGTATAGTGCTTGGCGCCGCCCTTGCCGCTGCGCTTCCCGTGCAAGCCGATTTGCGAGCCGAACTCGACGCGCTGGCGCGCCAGATCGAGCCGAAGGTCATCGAATGGCGGCGCGACATCCACCAGCATCCCGAGCTGGGCAACCGGGAATTCCGCACCGCCGGCATCGTGGCCGATCACCTGAAGGCGCTCGGCCTGGAGGTCAGGACCGGTGTCGCCCATACCGGCGTCATCGGCCTGCTGCGCGGCGCCCGGCCCGGCCCGGTGGTCGCTCTGCGCGCGGACATGGACGCGCTGCCGGTGACCGAAGAGGTTGACCTGCCGTTCGCCTCGAAAGTTCGCACGGTCTGGGCCGGCAAGGAAACCGGCGTGATGCACGCCTGCGGACACGACACGCACGTAGCGATCCTCATGGGCGTGGCCGAGATCCTGGCAAAGAAGCGCGCCGAGCTGCCGGGAACCGTGAAGTTCATCTTCCAGCCGGCCGAGGAAGGCCCGCCGCCCGGCGAAGAGGGCGGCGCGGCGCTGATGGTCAAGCAGGGCGCGATGGAGAACCCGAAGCCCGAGGCGATCTTCGGCTTGCACATCGGCTCCATGCACGAGGCCGGCACGATCGCCTATCGCCCCGGGCCGCTGATGGCAGCCGCCGACGTGCTGCGCATCACCGTGCAGGGACGCCAGACCCACGGCTCGGCCCCGTGGACCGGCGTCGACCCCATCGTGGTCGCCGCGCAGATCGTGCTCGGCCTGCAGACCATCGTCAGCCGTCAAGTCAATGTGACCCACGAGCCGGCGGTCGTCTCGATCGGCGGCATCGACGGCGGCAACCGCTTCAACATCATCCCGGACAAGGTCGAAATGGTCGGCACCGTGCGCACCTTCGACGAGGCGATGCGCGAGGACATCCACCGCCGCATTCGCCTGACCGCGGAGAAGATCGCCGAGGCGGCGGGTGCCAGGGCGAGCGTCGAGATCGACAAGCCCTACGGCGTCACCATCAACGATCCGGCGCTCACCGAACGCATGCTGCCCACGCTGAGGCGGGTGGCGGGGGAGAAGAATGTCATCCTTCGATCCAAGACCACCGGCGCGGAGGACTTCTCCTTCTTCGCCCAGAAGGCGCCCGGGTTCTTTTTCTTTCTGGGCGGCTCGCCGAAGGGGACCGATCTCGCCAAGGTGGCCTACAACCACTCGCCGCGTTTCTATGTGGACGAGTCCGCGCTGCTGCTCGGTGTGCGGGCGCTCACGCATCTGACGATCGACTACATGGAGGCAAAGTAG
- a CDS encoding superinfection immunity protein, with protein sequence MNPLITANAGWFVALVPLAFLAYLAPFLIAFERRHRYLWTIGAINLVLGWTGLGWFAALVWAVNKDVRSLADELPAPVPDALLEPRWKVEGSAESAESAPPAGNLKQCPYCAEHIRAQAIVCRYCGRDLPRNGERRSATDLDEHEARQLQKLLIDGPEGVEQERSLLDVFEYARLLEAEESTAIVDRAKAAQPPGQPLPMGNGDDEEVAPWKTPPVLEPAEPDVLAAARVVFNR encoded by the coding sequence TTGAACCCCCTGATCACGGCCAACGCCGGGTGGTTCGTGGCGCTGGTCCCGCTTGCCTTCCTTGCCTACCTCGCGCCTTTCCTGATCGCCTTCGAGCGCAGGCACCGTTACCTCTGGACCATCGGCGCGATCAACCTGGTGCTCGGATGGACCGGCCTGGGCTGGTTTGCCGCGCTGGTATGGGCGGTGAACAAGGACGTGCGCAGCCTCGCCGACGAGCTTCCCGCCCCCGTTCCGGACGCACTGCTCGAGCCGAGGTGGAAGGTCGAAGGCTCCGCCGAGTCGGCGGAGAGCGCCCCGCCGGCCGGCAATCTCAAGCAGTGCCCGTATTGCGCCGAACATATCCGCGCGCAGGCGATCGTGTGCCGCTACTGCGGACGCGACCTGCCCCGCAACGGCGAGCGCAGGTCCGCCACCGATCTCGACGAACACGAAGCGCGCCAGTTGCAGAAGCTGCTCATCGACGGGCCGGAGGGCGTCGAACAGGAGCGCAGCCTGCTCGACGTCTTCGAGTACGCGCGGCTGCTGGAAGCCGAGGAAAGCACCGCGATCGTCGACCGGGCCAAGGCTGCTCAGCCGCCGGGCCAGCCCCTGCCCATGGGAAACGGGGACGACGAGGAGGTTGCGCCCTGGAAAACGCCTCCCGTCTTGGAGCCGGCGGAGCCCGACGTGTTGGCGGCGGCGCGCGTGGTTTTCAACCGCTGA
- a CDS encoding mechanosensitive ion channel domain-containing protein, translated as MQLLSFLYSLGPELLGTIVVIVAVVVANLAITAILRRRSSLSRETKLRASVFWRNFSLLLALVALLFVWRAELRAAALSLAALSVALVLAGKELLTSILGYIHRTTSGSFEFGDVIEINGVKGEVIDQTLLSTTVLEMSEEHLFTGRVVQFPNSFYVAHPLKNHSRLGDYQLGLLKVPLAAGSDVETERRKLIEVTKAVCADFVAAAQNALRELEGEQFVVMPSAEPRVTVRLMDAGKVTLVLRYPCRADQRTRTEQEIITRYMAAQRTATGPGTEA; from the coding sequence ATGCAGTTGCTTTCTTTCCTCTACAGTCTGGGCCCGGAACTGCTGGGCACCATCGTCGTGATCGTCGCTGTGGTGGTGGCCAACCTGGCCATCACCGCGATCCTGCGCCGCCGGTCCTCGCTGTCGCGGGAAACCAAGCTGCGCGCCTCGGTTTTCTGGCGCAACTTCTCGCTGCTGCTGGCGCTGGTGGCGCTGCTCTTCGTGTGGCGCGCGGAGCTGCGCGCGGCGGCCCTGTCGCTGGCGGCCTTGAGCGTGGCCCTGGTGCTGGCGGGCAAGGAGCTGCTGACCTCGATCCTCGGCTACATCCATCGCACCACCTCGGGAAGTTTCGAGTTCGGCGACGTCATCGAGATCAACGGCGTCAAGGGCGAGGTCATCGACCAGACGCTGTTGTCGACCACCGTGCTGGAGATGAGCGAGGAGCACCTGTTCACGGGGCGGGTGGTGCAGTTCCCGAACAGCTTCTACGTGGCTCATCCGCTGAAGAACCATTCGCGCCTCGGCGACTATCAGCTCGGGCTGCTGAAGGTCCCGCTCGCCGCGGGCAGCGACGTGGAGACCGAGCGGCGCAAGCTGATCGAGGTCACCAAGGCCGTGTGCGCCGACTTCGTGGCTGCGGCGCAGAACGCGCTGCGCGAACTGGAGGGCGAGCAGTTCGTGGTGATGCCTTCGGCCGAACCGCGAGTGACAGTCCGGCTGATGGATGCAGGCAAGGTCACGCTGGTGCTGCGCTATCCTTGCCGGGCCGACCAGCGCACGCGCACCGAGCAGGAGATCATCACCCGCTACATGGCAGCGCAGCGGACGGCAACGGGACCGGGCACCGAGGCCTGA
- a CDS encoding efflux RND transporter periplasmic adaptor subunit has translation MNRVLAGALRAIVIFGVAAGVASGAWVAWKKANDRPAQARFVTEEVTTGALVQTVTANGKLNPVSLVNVGTQVSGTVMRLRADFNDQVKAGQVLLELDPTTFRAAVAQSEGEVKSAEASLRLAQASEARLRELHAQEYVSREELDQAVQAREAAEAQLQIARGRLQRDRANLAYSVIRSPVSGVVVSREVDVGQTVAASFQTPTLFRIARDLRFMQIDSNVAEADIGKVRVGQHVRFTVDAYPERSFEGAVKQIRLNPIVEQNVVTYNVVVSVDNPDLALLPGMTAYLSIEVDQRHSALLVPNAALRFRPRDRELARTRPAGSTVWSVRDGKLAPLAVRTGITNGRLTEIVEGALKPGDRVVVEELGGESAAPAGPPRMRLF, from the coding sequence ATGAACAGGGTACTCGCCGGCGCGCTGCGCGCCATCGTGATCTTCGGGGTGGCTGCCGGAGTCGCGAGCGGCGCGTGGGTCGCATGGAAGAAGGCGAACGACCGGCCCGCGCAAGCGCGCTTCGTCACCGAGGAAGTGACCACGGGCGCCCTGGTGCAGACCGTAACCGCGAACGGCAAGCTCAATCCGGTATCGCTGGTCAATGTGGGCACGCAGGTATCGGGTACCGTGATGCGGCTGCGTGCGGACTTCAACGACCAGGTGAAGGCCGGGCAGGTGCTGCTCGAGCTCGATCCCACCACGTTCCGCGCCGCGGTGGCCCAGAGCGAAGGCGAAGTGAAGAGCGCCGAAGCCTCGCTGCGGCTGGCGCAGGCCAGCGAAGCGCGGCTGCGCGAGCTGCACGCGCAGGAATACGTCTCGCGCGAAGAGCTGGACCAGGCGGTCCAGGCGCGCGAAGCCGCAGAAGCGCAGTTGCAGATCGCCCGCGGCAGGCTGCAGCGCGATCGCGCCAACCTCGCCTATTCGGTCATCCGCTCGCCGGTATCCGGTGTGGTGGTGTCGCGCGAGGTCGACGTGGGACAGACGGTGGCGGCGAGCTTCCAGACGCCCACGCTGTTCAGGATTGCGCGCGACCTGCGCTTCATGCAGATCGACAGCAACGTCGCCGAAGCCGACATCGGCAAGGTGCGCGTGGGGCAGCACGTGCGCTTCACCGTGGACGCCTATCCGGAGCGCAGTTTCGAGGGCGCGGTGAAGCAGATCCGCCTCAACCCGATCGTGGAGCAGAACGTGGTGACCTACAACGTGGTCGTTTCGGTGGACAACCCCGATCTCGCGCTGCTGCCGGGGATGACCGCCTATCTGAGCATCGAGGTGGACCAGCGCCACAGCGCGCTGCTCGTCCCCAATGCCGCACTGCGCTTCCGCCCGCGCGATCGGGAACTCGCGCGCACGCGTCCGGCCGGTTCGACCGTGTGGAGCGTGCGCGACGGCAAGCTGGCGCCGCTTGCGGTGCGCACCGGGATCACCAATGGCCGGCTGACCGAAATCGTCGAGGGCGCTCTCAAGCCGGGCGATCGCGTGGTGGTCGAGGAACTCGGCGGCGAATCCGCCGCGCCGGCCGGCCCGCCTCGCATGCGGCTTTTCTGA
- a CDS encoding TolC family protein codes for MNNWLRGFPRAALCVALAVLSCTAVGRDPFDTGRLAPSHVHAPLPGVVPDPCLDAAALPAALTLLDAINVALCRNPRTRETWANARVAAAQVGVQRAARLPTLQADVSAQREQARNAPGSGGQTRLAAGATLNYVLFDFGAREANLDTARQSLAAANWTHNAVIQQVLFDTAEAYYRLFAATENVAAARAAEDSARESLEAAQARLSAGRGTRADVLQAQTAYSQAKLNRTRAEGDAASAQGTLATALGFDADRALALAPPPELALRVVRDAVASLIRTARERRPDLLAAEAQVRAAQSNLRAIEAQGKPTVSSFAGLSAAQEAPGSDPRSGAIGVQVSIPLFTGYRNTYELRAARSQVETRIATRDRLASQIALDVWTSYQSLQTEGQAFETALDLVASAQESYRAALARYKAGVGTLIDVLNAQSSAAAAQSQKIQSQFNWYIAKASLVRALGTLDAGVFSEPVSRGEP; via the coding sequence ATGAACAACTGGCTCCGCGGGTTTCCGCGCGCCGCGCTCTGCGTCGCGCTCGCCGTGTTGTCGTGCACGGCCGTGGGACGCGACCCGTTCGACACCGGGCGGCTCGCGCCCTCGCACGTCCATGCTCCGCTCCCCGGTGTGGTTCCCGACCCGTGCCTGGACGCCGCCGCCCTTCCTGCCGCGCTCACGCTCCTCGATGCCATCAACGTCGCGTTGTGCCGCAATCCGCGCACGCGCGAGACCTGGGCCAATGCGCGCGTTGCCGCGGCGCAAGTCGGCGTGCAGCGGGCGGCACGGCTGCCCACGCTGCAAGCCGATGTCTCCGCGCAGCGGGAACAGGCGCGCAACGCGCCGGGCTCGGGCGGGCAGACGCGCCTGGCGGCCGGCGCAACGCTGAATTACGTGCTGTTCGATTTCGGCGCTCGCGAAGCAAACCTCGACACCGCCCGCCAGTCGCTGGCGGCGGCCAACTGGACGCACAACGCCGTCATTCAGCAGGTGCTGTTCGATACCGCGGAGGCCTACTACCGGCTCTTCGCCGCGACCGAGAACGTGGCGGCGGCACGCGCCGCGGAAGACAGCGCGCGCGAGAGCCTGGAGGCGGCGCAGGCCCGGCTTTCCGCGGGGCGCGGCACTCGCGCCGACGTGCTGCAGGCACAGACCGCCTACTCGCAGGCGAAACTCAACCGTACCCGCGCCGAGGGCGATGCGGCTTCCGCGCAGGGCACGCTCGCCACCGCGCTGGGCTTCGACGCCGATCGCGCGCTGGCGCTGGCCCCGCCACCGGAGCTCGCCTTGCGGGTGGTTCGCGACGCGGTGGCGAGCCTGATCCGGACCGCGCGGGAGCGCCGGCCGGATCTGCTCGCTGCGGAAGCGCAAGTCCGGGCCGCGCAATCGAACCTGCGCGCAATCGAAGCGCAAGGCAAACCGACCGTGTCGAGTTTTGCCGGACTCTCCGCTGCGCAGGAAGCTCCCGGTTCCGATCCGCGCAGCGGCGCCATCGGCGTGCAGGTGAGCATTCCGCTTTTCACCGGCTATCGGAACACCTATGAGTTGCGTGCGGCACGCAGCCAGGTCGAGACGCGCATCGCCACGCGCGATCGGCTCGCTTCGCAGATCGCGCTCGACGTGTGGACTTCGTACCAGAGCCTGCAGACCGAAGGGCAGGCTTTCGAAACCGCGCTCGATCTGGTGGCCAGCGCGCAGGAGTCCTATCGCGCGGCGCTCGCGCGCTACAAGGCCGGGGTCGGCACGCTCATCGACGTGTTGAACGCCCAGAGTTCGGCCGCCGCCGCGCAGTCGCAGAAGATCCAGTCGCAGTTCAACTGGTACATCGCGAAAGCGTCCCTGGTGCGCGCGCTGGGCACGCTGGACGCGGGCGTCTTCTCGGAGCCGGTTTCTCGAGGCGAGCCATGA
- a CDS encoding ABC transporter ATP-binding protein: protein MTEPLIRVESLHKHYETQAGVYPVLQGIDLAIGAGEFVAVTGPSGSGKSTFMNILGCLDTPSSGRYLLDGQDTARLDSDRLAGLRNRLIGFVFQGFNLLPRVDLIDNVALPLLYAGLGVRQRRSRAAQLLERVGLAHVAHHLPGQISGGQQQRVAIARALANHPRLILADEPTGNLDTHTSREIMEIFAGLNDREGITLVVVTHEADVARFARRLVRFLDGRIEHDGEVRRPAGVAA, encoded by the coding sequence ATGACCGAGCCGCTGATCAGGGTCGAGTCGCTGCACAAGCACTACGAGACGCAGGCCGGCGTCTATCCGGTTCTGCAGGGCATCGATCTGGCGATCGGGGCCGGCGAGTTCGTCGCGGTGACGGGCCCGTCCGGCTCGGGCAAGTCGACCTTCATGAACATCCTCGGCTGCCTGGACACGCCGAGCAGCGGGCGCTATCTGCTCGACGGGCAGGACACGGCGCGCCTCGATTCGGACCGGCTCGCGGGCCTGCGCAACCGGCTGATCGGTTTCGTCTTCCAGGGATTCAACCTGCTGCCGCGGGTGGATCTGATCGACAACGTCGCGCTGCCCTTGCTCTACGCCGGCCTGGGCGTGCGGCAACGCCGTTCCCGCGCCGCGCAGTTGCTGGAGCGGGTGGGGCTCGCGCACGTCGCCCACCACTTGCCCGGCCAGATCTCCGGGGGACAGCAGCAGCGGGTCGCCATCGCGCGGGCGCTGGCCAACCATCCGCGCCTGATCCTCGCCGACGAGCCGACCGGCAACCTCGACACGCACACCAGCCGCGAGATCATGGAGATTTTCGCCGGGTTGAACGATCGCGAGGGCATCACTCTCGTGGTCGTGACGCACGAAGCGGACGTCGCGCGTTTCGCGCGGCGCCTGGTGCGCTTCCTCGACGGGCGCATCGAGCACGACGGCGAGGTGCGACGGCCGGCCGGAGTTGCGGCATGA
- a CDS encoding ACP phosphodiesterase, giving the protein MNYLGHLYLSPPDEDALLGSLMGDFVKGPVAGRYPPSIERAIVLHRRLDTFTDTHAAVRLSRSRISAARRRYAGIMIDVFYDHFLARSWTEFHAQPLEVFCARIYEMLERREAELPERLRRVAPNMARWNWFGSYAEVESIYGTLERIGQRLKRENPLYNAADELLQNYAALEADFRAFLPDSRAWSRQLAAQAAPA; this is encoded by the coding sequence GTGAACTACCTCGGCCACCTCTATCTCTCCCCGCCCGACGAGGACGCCCTGCTCGGCAGCCTGATGGGGGATTTCGTCAAGGGGCCGGTTGCCGGTCGCTACCCGCCATCGATCGAGCGGGCGATCGTGCTGCACCGGCGCCTCGATACCTTCACCGACACCCACGCGGCCGTGCGGTTGTCGCGCTCGCGGATCAGCGCGGCGCGGCGCCGCTACGCGGGCATCATGATCGACGTGTTCTACGACCACTTCCTCGCACGCTCGTGGACGGAGTTTCACGCCCAGCCGCTCGAAGTCTTCTGTGCGCGCATCTACGAGATGCTGGAGCGGCGCGAGGCGGAGTTGCCCGAGCGGCTGCGGCGGGTCGCGCCGAACATGGCGCGCTGGAACTGGTTCGGCTCGTACGCCGAAGTGGAGTCGATCTACGGGACGCTCGAGCGCATCGGCCAGCGCCTGAAGCGCGAGAATCCGCTGTACAACGCGGCGGACGAGCTGCTGCAGAACTACGCCGCGCTGGAAGCGGATTTCCGCGCCTTTCTGCCCGATTCGCGGGCCTGGTCGAGGCAACTGGCCGCGCAGGCCGCGCCTGCCTGA
- a CDS encoding amidase codes for MNNEELCFAPATELTRLIRGKELSPVELMRAVLQRAEKLNPKLNAICTPTFEAAMEAAERAQAAVMRGERLPLLHGVPTTIKDLALTRGVRTMAGSHIYRDRVPDLDHVHVERLRAAGAISIGKTTTSEFGWKGVSQSPLTGITHNPWKHGYNAGASSAGAAVCAAVGIGPIHQGSDGAGSIRMPAAFCGVYGLKPSQGRVPYWPQPPNGLISHVGPITRTVADAALMLLAMAGPDARDMTSIDGPTEDYLTRLDAGIAGLRVAYSPDLGYLRVDAEVARPVRDAVAAFEELGCHVEEVDPGWGDPTEMQHCLFAANLAGMLAEFLPEWAERMDPGLVALVRYGQKFSAVDYCKAFAQRLLYYDKVRAFFERYDLLVTPSLSVAAFPADRLIPEHWEQHEWDWLRWAGFSYPFNLTWLPAATCPCGLTRDGLPVGLQIAAGRHQDLRVLQASRAFEQARPWRHLRPPVSES; via the coding sequence ATGAACAACGAAGAACTGTGCTTTGCTCCGGCCACCGAGCTCACGCGCCTGATCCGCGGGAAGGAGCTCTCGCCGGTCGAACTCATGCGCGCCGTCCTGCAGCGCGCCGAGAAGCTCAATCCGAAGCTCAACGCGATCTGCACGCCGACCTTCGAGGCGGCGATGGAGGCAGCCGAGCGCGCGCAGGCGGCGGTGATGCGCGGCGAGCGCCTGCCGCTGCTGCATGGCGTTCCGACCACGATCAAGGACCTCGCCTTGACCAGAGGCGTGCGCACGATGGCGGGATCGCACATCTACCGCGATCGCGTTCCGGATCTCGACCATGTCCACGTGGAGCGGTTGCGCGCCGCCGGCGCGATCTCGATCGGCAAGACCACCACCTCCGAGTTCGGGTGGAAGGGCGTGAGCCAAAGCCCGTTGACCGGCATTACCCACAATCCCTGGAAACACGGCTACAACGCGGGCGCGTCCAGCGCGGGAGCCGCCGTGTGCGCCGCGGTGGGGATCGGCCCCATCCATCAGGGTTCCGACGGCGCCGGTTCGATCCGCATGCCAGCCGCATTCTGCGGCGTGTACGGGCTGAAGCCCTCGCAGGGACGCGTGCCGTACTGGCCTCAGCCGCCCAACGGGTTGATCTCGCACGTGGGTCCGATTACGCGCACCGTGGCCGACGCCGCGCTGATGCTGCTGGCGATGGCCGGTCCCGACGCGCGCGACATGACCAGCATCGACGGCCCGACGGAGGACTATCTCACCCGGCTCGACGCGGGCATCGCCGGCCTGCGCGTCGCCTACAGTCCGGATCTCGGATACCTCAGGGTCGACGCGGAGGTCGCGCGGCCGGTGCGCGACGCCGTCGCCGCCTTCGAAGAGCTGGGTTGCCACGTGGAGGAGGTCGATCCCGGCTGGGGCGATCCGACCGAAATGCAGCATTGCCTGTTCGCCGCCAATCTCGCGGGCATGCTGGCGGAGTTCCTGCCGGAATGGGCCGAGCGCATGGATCCCGGCCTGGTGGCGCTCGTGCGCTACGGCCAGAAGTTCAGCGCGGTCGACTACTGCAAGGCGTTCGCGCAGCGCCTCCTGTACTACGACAAGGTGCGCGCGTTCTTCGAGCGCTATGACCTGCTGGTCACACCCAGCCTGTCGGTCGCCGCGTTCCCGGCCGACCGGCTCATTCCCGAGCATTGGGAACAGCACGAGTGGGACTGGCTGCGCTGGGCCGGTTTCAGCTACCCGTTCAACCTCACCTGGCTGCCGGCGGCGACCTGTCCCTGTGGACTGACCCGCGACGGACTGCCGGTTGGATTGCAGATCGCCGCAGGGCGCCATCAGGACCTGCGCGTGCTGCAGGCTTCCCGCGCCTTCGAGCAGGCACGGCCATGGCGGCATCTCAGGCCGCCGGTCAGTGAATCGTGA